In Croceicoccus sp. Ery15, a genomic segment contains:
- the tnpB gene encoding IS66 family insertion sequence element accessory protein TnpB (TnpB, as the term is used for proteins encoded by IS66 family insertion elements, is considered an accessory protein, since TnpC, encoded by a neighboring gene, is a DDE family transposase.), with translation MMLLPAGTKVHLALGHTDMRKGIDGLATMVQEVLREDSFSGHLFAFRGRNARIIKILFWDGSGLCLFTKRMEHGGFVWPSVHQVGESIVLSSAQLAMLIEGIDWRRPEQQWKPRKAG, from the coding sequence ATGATGCTGCTTCCGGCAGGTACGAAGGTGCATCTGGCGCTGGGTCATACCGACATGCGCAAGGGGATCGATGGGCTCGCAACCATGGTGCAGGAAGTGCTCAGGGAAGACAGCTTCTCGGGTCACCTGTTCGCGTTCAGGGGGCGCAATGCGCGCATCATCAAGATCCTGTTCTGGGACGGGAGCGGGCTGTGCCTGTTCACCAAGAGGATGGAGCATGGCGGGTTCGTGTGGCCGAGCGTGCACCAGGTGGGCGAGAGCATAGTGCTGTCTTCGGCGCAGCTGGCGATGCTGATCGAGGGGATCGACTGGCGGCGTCCGGAGCAGCAGTGGAAGCCGCGAAAAGCGGGCTGA
- a CDS encoding IS66 family transposase, which yields MRLELDNLPSDVGLLHQLVRDMATLVETRDDEIERLQAIIKKLQRMQFGRRSERLDPDQLVLGLEDLDADIARIEEHRPVIAGDADAVRRRAHRVPLPDHLEREEVVIDAQHEACPCCGGALHSMGESVSEMLDWVPAKLRVIRTTRPKYACRACGSLVQAPAPERVIAGGLATPALLTQVLVSKYCDHTPLYRQSRIFARHGVDLARSTLAGWVGGACWWLGALHERLCAEVFASDHLFADDTPVPVLDPGRGRTRTGRLWVYAREQRGWGGPAPPAAVYLFAPDRKAERPLAHLERFKGVLHVDGYAGFERLTAKGDIVLAACWAHTRRKFYDVHQQTGSPVAEEALRRIADLYAVEAKARGRSPEDRLAWRRSLSAPHLAAFKLWLEAQLAQIPRSSTLADAIRYALARWAGLSRFLDDGRVELDTNPVERAIRPVALGRKNHLFAGSDGGGHRWAVICSLIETAKLNKVEPYAWLSDVLTRMIDDHPANRIDELLPWNWALSHRADA from the coding sequence ATGCGGCTCGAACTCGACAATCTGCCGTCCGATGTCGGTCTTCTGCACCAGCTGGTGCGCGACATGGCAACGTTGGTCGAGACCCGCGATGACGAGATCGAGCGCCTTCAGGCGATCATCAAAAAGCTCCAGCGCATGCAGTTCGGGCGCCGCTCCGAGCGGCTCGATCCCGACCAGCTGGTCCTGGGTCTGGAAGACCTCGATGCCGATATCGCCCGCATCGAGGAGCACCGTCCGGTCATCGCTGGCGATGCCGATGCGGTCAGACGGCGTGCGCACCGCGTGCCGCTGCCCGATCATCTGGAGCGCGAAGAGGTAGTGATCGACGCGCAGCACGAGGCCTGTCCGTGCTGCGGCGGTGCGCTTCATAGTATGGGCGAGAGCGTCTCCGAGATGCTCGACTGGGTGCCAGCAAAGCTGCGCGTCATCCGTACAACGCGACCCAAATATGCCTGCCGTGCATGCGGCAGCCTCGTTCAGGCTCCCGCTCCCGAGCGCGTGATCGCAGGCGGGCTGGCAACACCTGCACTGCTGACGCAGGTGCTGGTAAGCAAATACTGCGACCATACCCCGCTCTACCGTCAGTCGCGGATCTTCGCCCGTCACGGCGTTGATCTGGCGCGTTCGACGCTTGCTGGATGGGTCGGCGGTGCATGCTGGTGGCTCGGAGCCCTGCACGAGCGGCTGTGTGCCGAGGTGTTCGCCAGCGATCATCTGTTCGCCGACGATACGCCGGTTCCGGTGCTCGATCCGGGGCGCGGACGGACCAGGACCGGGCGCTTGTGGGTCTATGCCCGCGAACAGCGCGGGTGGGGCGGGCCTGCACCACCTGCGGCGGTCTATCTGTTCGCGCCTGATCGCAAGGCCGAGCGTCCGCTCGCCCATCTTGAGCGCTTCAAGGGTGTGCTGCACGTCGATGGCTATGCCGGGTTCGAGCGCCTCACGGCGAAGGGCGACATCGTGCTTGCCGCCTGCTGGGCGCATACGCGGCGCAAGTTTTATGACGTCCATCAGCAGACCGGCTCGCCGGTGGCGGAAGAAGCGCTGCGCCGGATCGCGGATCTCTATGCAGTTGAGGCGAAGGCGCGCGGTCGTTCTCCCGAAGACCGCCTTGCATGGCGCCGGTCGCTCAGCGCGCCGCATCTGGCCGCGTTCAAGCTCTGGCTCGAGGCGCAGCTGGCGCAGATCCCGCGCAGCAGCACGCTGGCCGATGCCATCCGCTATGCGCTGGCGCGCTGGGCCGGCCTCAGCCGGTTCCTTGACGACGGGCGCGTCGAGCTCGACACCAACCCGGTCGAGCGGGCGATCCGTCCGGTTGCGCTTGGACGCAAGAACCACCTGTTCGCAGGCTCCGATGGTGGCGGTCACCGCTGGGCGGTGATCTGCTCGCTGATCGAGACGGCAAAGCTCAACAAGGTCGAGCCATATGCCTGGCTCAGTGACGTCCTGACCCGCATGATCGACGACCATCCCGCCAACCGAATCGATGAACTGCTGCCGTGGAACTGGGCGCTTAGTCATCGCGCTGACGCCTGA